Proteins co-encoded in one Solea senegalensis isolate Sse05_10M linkage group LG8, IFAPA_SoseM_1, whole genome shotgun sequence genomic window:
- the LOC122773952 gene encoding ribonucleoside-diphosphate reductase large subunit, translating to MHVIKRDGRQERVMFDKITSRIQKLCYGLNSDFVDPTHITMKVIQGLYSGVTTVELDTLAAEIAATLTTKHPDYAILAARIAVSNLHKETKKVFSDVMEDLYKYVNPLNKRHSPMISKATLDLVLENKDRLNSAIIFDRDFSYNFFGFKTLERSYLLKINGKVAERPQHMLMRVSVGIHETDIDAAIETYNLLSEKWFTHASPTLFNAGTNRPQLSSCFLLAMKDDSIEGIYDTLKQCALISKSAGGIGVAVSCIRSTGSYIAGTNGNSNGLVPMLRVYNNTARYVDQGGNKRPGAFAMYLEPWHFDIFDFLELKKNTGKEEQRARDLFYGMWIPDLFMKRVEDNQEWSLMCPNECPGLDECWGEEFEKLYTEYEREGRVKRVVKAQQVWYAIIESQTETGTPYMLYKDACNRKSNHQNLGTIKCSNLCTEIVEYTSHDEVAVCNLASLALNMYVTPERTFDFKKLAQVTKVIVKNLNKIIDINFYPVPEAEKSNKRHRPIGIGVQGLADAFILMRHPFESPEAQLLNIHIFETIYYAALEASCELAAELGPYETYEGSPVSKGILQYDMWEKTPTDMWDWKLLKEKIAKHGVRNSLLLAPMPTASTAQILGNNESIEAYTSNIYTRRVLSGEFQIVNPHLLKDLTERGLWSEDMKNQLIAHNGSIQNVNEIPDDLKELYKTVWEISQKTILKMAADRGAFIDQSQSLNIHIAEPNYGKLTSMHFFGWKQGLKTGMYYLRTKPAAKPIQFTLNKEKLKEALPAKASEQEAKDRNTADMVCSLENRDECLMCGS from the exons ATGCACGTGATCAAGCGAG atgGACGCCAGGAGCGCGTCATGTTTGATAAAATCACCTCTCGTATCCAGAAGCTTTGCTATGGCCTGAACTCTGACTTTGTGGATCCAACCCATATAACAATGAAGGTGATTCAGGGTTTGTACAGTGGCGTCACCACCGTGGAGCTCGACACTCTCGCCGCAGAGATCGCTGCCACTCTCACAACAAAGCACCCAGACTACGCCATCCTCGCTGCACGGATTGCCGTCTCAAACCTGCACAAAGAGACGAAGAAGGTGTTCAGTGATGTGATGGAGGACCTGTACAAATATGTCAACCCCCTGAATAAACGCCACTCTCCCATGATCTCCAAGGCGACCCTTGACCTGGTTCTTGAGAACAAAGACCGCCTTAACTCGGCCATTATATTTGACAGAGATTTCTCCTACAACTTCTTTGGCTTCAAGACACTTGAGCGGTCCTACCTATTGAAGATCAATGGCAAAGTGGCAGAACGGCCTCAGCACATGCTCATGAGAGTGTCTGTTGGTATCCATGAAACCGACATCGATGCTGCCATTGAGACCTACAACCTGCTGTCGGAGAAGTGGTTCACGCATGCCTCTCCTACACTCTTCAACGCAGGAACCAACAGGCCACAGCTGTCCAGCTGCTTCCTGCTTGCCATGAAGGATGACAGCATTGAAGGCATCTATGACACACTGAAGCAGTGTGCCCTGATCTCTAAATCAGCTGGAGGAATTGGCGTGGCAGTCAGCTGCATCAGGTCGACTGGGAGCTACATTGCCGGCACCAACGGCAACTCAAATGGTCTGGTCCCCATGCTGCGGGTTTATAACAACACGGCACGGTATGTCGACCAGGGTGGCAACAAGCGCCCTGGGGCCTTCGCCATGTACTTGGAGCCTTGGCACTTCGACATATTTGACTTCCTGGAGCTGAAGAAGAACACTGGGAAGGAGGAGCAAAGAGCCAGAGATCTTTTCTATGGAATGTGGATCCCCGACCTGTTCATGAAGAGAGTAGAGGACAACCAAGAGTGGTCACTGATGTGCCCGAACGAGTGCCCCGGGCTGGACGAGTGCTGGGGGGAGGAGTTTGAGAAGCTCTACACTGAATATGAGAGGGAGGGCAGGGTCAAGCGAGTGGTGAAGGCTCAGCAGGTGTGGTACGCCATCATTGAGTCGCAGACAGAAACGGGTACGCCGTACATGCTGTACAAAGACGCCTGCAACAGGAAGAGCAACCATCAGAATCTGGGCACCATTAAATGCAGCAACCTCTGTACAGAAATCGTGGAGTACACCAGCCACGATGAGGTCGCGGTCTGTAACCTGGCCTCCCTCGCTCTCAACATGTACGTCACTCCTGAGCGGACTTTCGACTTCAAGAAACTGGCACAGGTGACCAAAGTGATCGTCAAAAACCTCAACAAGATCATAGACATTAACTTCTATCCAGTGCCTGAAGCAGAAAAGTCCAATAAGCGCCACAGGCCGATAGGCATTGGTGTCCAGGGTTTGGCAGACGCCTTCATTCTGATGCGTCATCCATTTGAAAGCCCCGAAGCTCAGCTGCTCAACATCCACATCTTTGAGACCATCTACTACGCTGCCCTGGAGGCCAGCTGCGAGCTGGCTGCAGAGCTGGGCCCCTATGAGACGTACGAAGGCTCTCCCGTCAGCAAGGGCATCCTCCAGTACGACATGTGGGAGAAGACTCCCACCGACATGTGGGACTGGAAGCTGCTGAAGGAGAAGATCGCCAAGCACGGCGTGCGGAACAGCCTGTTGCTGGCTCCGATGCCCACGGCCTCCACCGCCCAGATCCTGGGCAACAACGAGTCCATCGAGGCCTACACCAGCAACATCTACACCCGCAGGGTCCTGTCGGGAGAGTTTCAGATCGTCAACCCCCATCTGCTCAAAGACCTGACGGAGAGAGGCCTGTGGAGCGAAGACATGAAGAACCAGCTGATCGCTCACAACGGATCCATTCAG aACGTTAACGAGATCCCAGACGACCTGAAGGAGCTCTATAAGACAGTGTGGGAAATCTCCCAGAAAACCATACTGAAGATGGCTGCCGACCGCGGCGCCTTCATCGACCAGAGCCAGTCTCTGAACATCCACATCGCTGAGCCAAACTACGGCAAACTGACCAGCATGCACTTCTTCGGCTGGAAACAG GGCCTGAAGACAGGAATGTACTACCTGAGGACAAAGCCTGCTGCTAAACCCATCCAGTTCACCCTCAACAAGGAGAAGCTGAAGGAGGCTCTGCCTGCCAAAGCCTCGGAGCAGGAGGCCAAAGATCGCAACACTGCAGACATGGTTTGTTCTCTGGAGAACAGAGACGAGTGTCTCATGTGCGGAtcctaa